DNA from Acanthochromis polyacanthus isolate Apoly-LR-REF ecotype Palm Island chromosome 7, KAUST_Apoly_ChrSc, whole genome shotgun sequence:
ggagaaaaacgtcatagtttaatgtgtcatccaaaataagacaaaaacgtcacagtttagtatgtggtccaaaatgtcacaaaaatgtcatagtttaaacAAGTTACGTGTTGGCCTACAAAGACAGTTCACACTTTGTCCTCCGTGAAACAGTTGTTCAACTAGATGTCACATACTTTCGAGTACACATGaaataatttgtatttgtttcaaacagcAATTAAATGCTTAAACCATGACCCAAGACAAGAATGAAGTCTTTTCCGAGTTCTgactttaaatgacaaaaacatagaCTTTGTAAGAAAGTCTACACACAGAATACAGTCTCTGGACAAAAAAGTCTCCACATATTGTGGCCATCCTGTCACCATGTGGTCACGGGTGTCATTGCTCCTTGTTTTGTGTAACTCTTACAAGTGAAATGATGGcatgaaaaaagtgtttaataaaTTCTCATATTATATTCTCTTCTTTTATCTCAGCTGCTGTAGATTTATGCATGAATTAGTTCTCTAACTAGATTTTTTATAGGTATTTAGTTATGCTCAATTACAGTCTCAGTAGAAAGTGGTGATGTCAACTTGCAGTGCACTGAAGAAACTGCTGAACAACGAACAtgcaaaaactatttttttaaataattcatcCCTCACTGATTTTCATTTAAGATACTTAGCCTACCAATTAAGATGTCACAGTGAGatttaaatatgaaacagaGGCTATACTGAGGTTGGTTTCATTAACTGCAATGAGAACAACTTGTTTGCGTTTGTTGCAGTAAATATTCAGACAGTGGTGGAAACGGGGAGAGGCGGAGGGAGAAAGAAGAATGGTACAGTGTGTAAATCTCAGACAAGTTTGGCAGATGTTTGGCAGGTGCTGAAGTCATCCTTCAAAACGCTGTTGAGCAGATGTGCCAGGTTGTTAGTATAGGATCTGCTGTGAGATTTAAGAGTGGATAAACTGAGTGGAGGGTGGCAATCAGTCATGGGCTGtaaacattttgtttctcggtGGGGATTTTACAGTAGATCAGGCAACACAACTCCTGTCTCTGAGGGACAGATGGGCAACAGATGAAGTTTACGAATGTTAACTTTGCAGACAAAAACGTCAACTTTTTGTCTAAGTGAAAATTTGTAACACTGATGGAGAAGGTATCTGTATTTAGACACCTAATATATAGTTTATAGTTCAGCTGAATAAAAATAGCCTAATATCTCTATGTGTGGGTCACGTTACTTTCTTCGCCACACCCTTCATGTCCATAATAAAACTGGACTTTAGACTgagtaaaacaaaactgcaaacaaaatgCATGTCAGTTACTGGAATACTTTGAGGAAGAGGAactattttatattaattaaatatcaataaacttctatcttatcttattcgGAGCAGTGTTAATATCCTGCACACAGAAGAGATCCCTGACCCACATTTGGATCTATCCAAATAGGCCAGACAGCAGGTGTGGCACACAATAAAGTTTGGCACAACTGATCAATATGAACTGAATATGCTAATCAGAGGTATGCATGTTTTTAGGTGCCTTCCTTTCAAAGGAAACCTTTAGTCTTTCACTGCCAAGATGTAATTATTGATCTACATTACTGTTAATTATCTGTTGGCTTTACTTATTGCTGTTGTTActtcttttctgtgtgtttttgaactTAAAGTTTAACTAAAACACAGAAAGGaataaggaagaaaaaaacatttcagctatgttttacagttttggtcaGGTTTTATGAAAGATTCAGATACAGAACATTAGGATTAAAACACCAGCTAGAGTgtcacagagcagcagagaacaTAAACCCTTAATTGCTCACTCACTTAAGATGCCCTGGAtagaaataatgtttacacTAATGATTGTGTGAGGAATGTGTGGTACAGCAGCCGACTGATCACCCCAGTTATGATTCTAACCCATTCCAAATCCAATTATGTTTCAAACATACTAAGAATACAGTGAAGTGCTCACTCAATACCTAACAttggcaaaagaaaaagaagattaaaatacaatataatTTGTTATTTACGCTGTCAGTTCCAATAGAGGGAGAATATGAACCTTAGAAATCACCAAATGGTAAAAGTGATAAGTATTAAGAAACCTTTAAAGGTATTTTAACCTGttaaaaatcaaccacaatTAACATATATTTCAtactactttaaaaaaaaatgcattaatgaaAACAAGGGATGCATCCAGATTTATGTTATTTACTCAGTGCAATATCATTTCAGTTAACACACTCAATTAAAATGTACTAAACAGATGTGGATGTATGTTTGTGCACACATAGCGATGTTATTTCAGCTATATAAGCTCGCTCTACCATCATCCTTTGCCCATGGCagtaatttttcattttgttttctatgTAATTTGAGAAAGTAAACTGTGGGCTTCTGGTGAAAGTTCagtcaattcaattttatttatatagcaccaattacaattcagatcGTCTCAAGATGCTTCACAGAAACCAAatggcctgaacccccagagcaagccctaaggcaacagtggcaagaaaaaaactccTTTACAGCTGGAAGTCTTATGTTTACACAAACTGTTGTGTAAGGGTTGtaaatattcattttgaaaTATCCTGAGAGCACGTGCCTAATAAAAGTAAAGTTTGTCTTAAATCTTAAAgaatatcttttttttgttgttatatatttCTATGTGTGGTACTACTCTTTAATGTAGCATATCACTGTACAAACAGGGTTAGACATGTAAAATTCCTTGGTGATGCACTTTCTTTGAACTCTAGTGTATCATTTGAGAATCTTATCAGAACAGTCAGGAGAGTCAAGGCCGtattttcctgtttatttccAGTACACTGTTGTTCACAGAAAATATATCACATTGGATTGTAAAACTAAATGAAAGGTTCTCCAGACACCATTCTGGCCCAAGCATGTTTGTAACTCTTGCACAGAGTGCCTAGACTGCTTAAAGTACTGCTAAAGCAATGATACGTCATAACCAAAGTGTATAAATCTGCAACAAATGTTGTTGCTCAGTCAGCAACTTCAATTTTAAGGGGTGATGACTTCTCTGAACACCAGTCTAAAAGCTTTCATGTGTATATTTCGAAGTGATATAGCACAATTACTTTAAACACAGTTTAAGCACAAATCATGTACTTTAACAATGCAATTTATGGATTAAAATGTGACATATGTTTCCTAATTGCCTCACATTTGGAGGGTGTAGCTGGACTGATGTAGCTGTAGATGATGTTGAACACTATGATTGGCTTATAGGCATTCAGTCAAATAAGTCTGTGCATTGGGTGGAGTCAGAGGACATTAATCATAGATCTAGAGCTCCTAGAAAAGTTGTCAGTTAAAGTAATTGGGGATCTGAAGGGGTTGATGTATGTAGAGGATGAAACAAAGGCCTTTTATGACAAGAATATCACACAAAATTTTCAAACCCTGCAGTGAGTTTGTATGTTTGAAAACCTATATGTGCAGGAGTACATGTGTAAAGAGGTAGGCAGACATATTGACTGACAGAAGAAAGAGGATTTTCTGTCTGTTGCCCAGTGAGAGGCTAATCCTGAGCCTGTggctccgtctctctctctctctctctctgatccCAACACTGTTCCTCAGTCTGCTCTCACTGTGCAGATCGAGTCTCTCTGGACTGAGCTGCAGGAAACTCTCCGGCCCTCTGCTGCCTCCTCGCTTCAGCTATCCTAAGGTGAGTGATGGACTTCTCATCCTTCATTTCTGCAGCTTCTTCGCTCATCTGTGTTTCCTACCCACTTGTGCACATGTGCTTCCTTTGGAGAAGTCTAGTAGCAGTTACAACATTTGTGTAGAGTGACGTTAAAagaaattatataaatcatTTATGTATCTGATCACAGTAGGGAGatcagctttcctcttaaattTACATGCAGCTATAGTGCTGTGAGAGTTTGCATATGAAGCTAATTAGAATCAAGACAGCTGAATACTGTCTGACAGAAATAAAGTTTCTTTTCACAGCCTGTTTGCACAGAACAAAAGACTCCAATCTTCTAATCAGCTCTCTGAGCCTTTTGTTTTGTACCAGCTCCTTGGAGGAATTAAGGCCTCTTAAGCTGCCTCCTATCTGAAGGAACCAACCATCTGTCAAGCActattttctgcaattttactCTTTATCAAACCTCCAGCGGTGTCTTCTACATCTAAATGTGTCCATTGTAGCCTGATTTTGTCTCTGATGGTAGTCTCTCCAATCCCACTCACTCCCCTGACCTTATTGTGACCATTTACACACATTATACTGCCTCACCTCTCATCTTTGCTCTTGATACTCCTGACAGTCTGTGGTTTCTCCCTGTTTTCTCTTTGCATTCACCttgtcaggattttttttaatactatGGCACATCTTAAAGCCAATTTCCTTCCTCCCTCATCCTTTCCAGTGTTTGTTTGACTCCTCCTCACCATCCGCCTACTCGGTATATCTGTTTTCTTGTGGCTTGGCTTGCATAAGCTCAACTGACCACCTCAGGATGTCAGAAAGGATCATGTGTTGTCCAGGACTGACGCCAACTCTAAGCTGGCACTTCAGCTTAACTTCACCACCTGCTACTATCAGTGCTGTGCTTGTGTGTtatcagagaaaaagaaaagtgaccCACAGCTTAAGACAGTACAGAATTAAAATTTGTAATATGGGTAATGTGCTGCAAAGCAGTAACATCTTACATAAATTGCTGTATTTTGATTTATTCAGCTGTTTATATTGCCATATTTATTTCTCACCATTGACTTCTTCATCCTAAAAATAACAGAGAACATAGACTAGAGATAAACTGGCCTACTCTGTTTGATGTAACTGTCATATCTAATGTGCTGAAAGGTGATAGATGAGGTAAAGACACGTTATATTTTTATAGAGCAGTTCCTCTCTCAGCATCCAATCACAGATCATCTGATCACCTGAGCTGGTGGTTCTCTCACAATGACCAATCAGAAGGCTTCTGTCTGCTCCAGGAATAATCTCATCACACAAACTGCACATGTATCTGTTACTTAAGCATTTGATAGCTTAATGCAATTAGCAGTTTTGCCGAACTATGTGCCTGTGAAGACGCATCTTAATTCATGTGAAGTTTAACTGTATGGCACAAAGTGTAAGACAATATTTACAGCTTGCATTTTTATCTGAACAAACACTAATACTTCAAGACTTGATTGCTTCTTTAGTGTTTTTCGGTGAAGACCAAGTGCTTTAGAATAAAAAGCTTGCGACAGTAAGTAATATTCTGGTAGTTGATACAtcaaaaaatgcagtgaaataaTGTAATAGAAAATCTAATGGAAAATCACCATGTCATGAAAATAGAGCAGTATTTCATAATTAAAATGCATCTTAGCCTTAATTTCACATGAgattatgtgttgttttttgcttcttgatgtttatttaaatgtttaaaaagcaattaaattatGCGTAATAATAGTTGCAAATGCCTTTAGATATTATACACTGATGAAAAGACAtccattcaatgtttttttttttgttaaaacatCTCTAATTATACAAGACATCTGCCATCTAACAAACAATTCTATGTAAAATCAGAGAACCGgtactattttttttctgctaatgCCACTTAATATatctaattttagaaatatatttacactGTTGAACTGAAATTTAACAgtttcttttattaaaaaaggaaatatttgtgaaatttaaaaaaaatgcgcAATGTCAttacaaaaatttaaattctTTGTAAAATTAACAGTTGGAAGTTTTTTAATACCCATTTAAACTAGAAATGTAAATCCACAGTCTATGTTAATACGGTCTTAAAAGGGTAAACATCTTCATATCATAATGTAAGTATTCTAAATTAtaaaatgattgattttttttttacagtgtatcatGGTCAcagagaaactgcaaaaaatacaaaaagtaaaacacattatGAATGCTGCAGGGTtgtcatttaaataataaagcCAAAGCCACTGTTGTCTCCAAAATGTATTTAACTGTCCCACTGTTTGCATGTTCACACACTTATTTTACTGTGAGACTTCTGAAGACAAATATACAATTATGCACAAAGTTGTACAACAAACAGTCTGCTCAGTTACAGATTATACAGCATGAGCTTATAGCAGACTGTTGTCTTGCTCTCCTCTGTGCCCTTGCAGCGTCTGCTTCAACAATCTGATTCCCAATTATCATTTTCCACTGAATGCCAAGACAGGGTGCTGGTAAAGTTCATGCTTGGTTACACCAGTTGTTCAGTGTGCTACAAAGTGgcgaaaaacaaacacatcgcCTGACATTTAAAGACCCCGAAGAGGCTATAACCAAGAGTCACTACAATAATTATAGATATTAACACCTAGCTTCACTCTCCTGCAGTGCATTCCCATAGGATGTAACCAGACATGTTTACACCAACACGATGGAAGACTGTAAATTGCAGTGTTACTCCTTTGACCTTTCACCAGGTAATAACCCGGCCCACGTAACCATGGCAAACTCCTTCACCCGCATGATGACCGGCCGTAACACGGCAGTGATGTTGGCCGTGGGAGCTGGTTCTCTGGCATCTGGATACCTCCTGACTGAGagcgctgctgctgcagagaggaggaggctcTACCCACCCAGGTacgtagaatagaatagaatagaataataaTACTTAATACATATAAAATTataacaaatataaaaaaaatacattattgatCCCCAAGGGGAAATTCTGTAAAAGCAGTGAGCAGGAAGGTTACAGTGAGCACCAAGACAGgtacaaattaaaaacaataaataaatagaatatgtTTGTGAGTATTTTTGAGCTCTGCAAAGTGAAGTGAGAAAAGAAAGACTGTCACTGTTTGATTTTCCAAAGCCTCCATTCTGAATTTTAGCAACTCGTGTTTGCATATTTGAAAGACTGAATAgctaaaatggttaaaaaaggcACTATATGCATTTATAcatgtaaatatttacaaaacagttactctttttgtttttattcccgCTCTACCCAAGCACCATTAAATTAGCCATTAAACTTATATTGTGTGGCATGGACACTGGCTAGACTGTGTCTGAACACTGAGTTAGCTCCTTATAACTTTCCACAGCGCTGATTTCCCTGACCTGAGGAAGCACAACAACTGCATGGCAGCAGCTCTGACCCCAACCATTTATGCACGCCTGAGGGACAAGACAACACCCAACAACTGGACCCTGGACCAGTGCATCCAGACTGGAGTGGACAACCCTGGACACCCCTTCATCAAGACCGTGGGGATGGTAGCTGGAGACGAGGAGAGCTACGAGGTGGGAGTTCCTGTTTGCACTGAGTCGTTGCATCTTCAGCTGAAAAAATATGGGATACTGAGGGCTTAATTCTTTCCATCAGGTGTTTGCTGAGATCTTTGACCCTGTTATCAAGGACAGACACAACGGCTATGACCCTCGCACAATGAAGCACCCCACTGACCTGGATGCTTCCAAGGTTACACACATTCCTCTCTTCGcatccttcttttttttatcaccTGATCTCTCAGCCATCCATAAATTCCCAAATCCACTCCTAACCTAATGCATCTTCCTCCTCAGATTACCTCAGGAATGTTTGATGAGCACTATGTGTTGTCATCTCGCGTCCGTACTGGTCGCAGCATCCGTGGGCTGAGTCTTCCCCCGGCCTGCTCTCGCTCTGAGCGCCGTGAGGTGGAGCGTGTGGTCGTCATGGCTCTGTCCGGCCTGAAGGGAGACCTGTCTGGTCGATACTACGGTCTGGGAGAGATGActgacagagagcagcagcagctcattgatgttagtctcacacacacttgcatacaCACTAAGAAACAAGCctgctttgtgttctgtttttttgttgccatCTAATGCCCCCCACCGATTCCTCTGTCCCTTCACTGGCCAATCAGgagcacttcctgtttgataAACCTGTGTCACCTCTGCTCACGGCAGCTGGGATGGCCAGAGATTGGCCTGATGCTCGTGGGATCTGGTAAGACTGGGAGGAACTTAGTATACGAGAAGTGCTGCTTCTAGAGAACTGCAAAAGCTGTAGACACTTAATCACCTAGAGACCTAGTTTTGGAAGCCTCACAGATTTGCTCACAAATATCTTACACCTGCGGCTGCTCTGTATTAGGGAAAATTGGATTTTTTAGCTTAGAGATGCAGTTACAGAAGCACAAATGAGATAGCTGGCAATTTGTAACCATcagaacttcttttttttcatcttatttgATGACATCTACCAGTCAGTTAGTTGAGGCTTTGTGAAGACTGGCCTACATAAGACACCATTAAGCTATCATAAACACCAACATGAGAAATGGATTATACAGTCAAATTAAATCACactgtttttctgtaaaattatgTAAGAGCAGATTATGTAGAAAACACTGTGCCCCCATTGCAGCAAAGcttaaaatcacacacaaaaacatgtaaattcaGACTCACTCTCTGCAAGAATTCAGTGTGTTAGTGTTTTATTTAGCCATTCACATCATTGGTATTCTGAAACCTGCTCCTCCAGACCCAAACTAGTTGGTTATAGTGGATTATGCTGCTTCCTACTATCCTTTAAACACTGTTAGAACACTATCCTACAGCAAAAGTGTCCGATTAGAGACATGAGATAAAGTCAGTGGAGTTCTGAATGATATATTTATCACTGTCACACACGCATTACACCAGCAACAACTAACCATTCCTGTTGGCTACTGATTTAATTAAAACTACCATAACACATTATGCAGACAAGGCACCGCCTAATGATGGCCTTTTTAACACTTTATGTCCAATCATTTCCAAAATCGCTTTCTGCACTGGTCCAGTTTCACTCtacaaatgaaaaatatcttTTCTCATGTCTCATTTCATCCTTAACCTTAACAACTCTAACTTCAGGATCATTTCCTTTATGATAAAGTCCCATTTCTCCCACTGCCTCCTTCCCCACCTGTGCCTTCATAGCCAGCAACTGTCCATTTGCTCTACTGAACGTGACTGAAAAATATGTCATTTGCATGTCCTGTTAACATAGATGTATGAATTGGAGCTTAATTCTGCTGTTTCAAACCTCAGGCACAACAACGAGAGGAACTTCTTGATCTGGATCAATGAGGAGGACCACACAAGGATCATATCCATGGAAAAAGGAGGAAACATGAAGAGAGTGTTTGAAAGGTTCTGCAGAGGACTTAAACAGGTGAACATGCCtcaatgtcttttttaaaaacaaccgTGTCCCTAAATTATTGCCCTCACGACTGTATTAAGGctataatacaaacaaaattcATTATAGAATTAAGGCTTTACCTGCTAACTTGTAGTGCTTGTCCAATTAGTTTGTGTTCCaatatgggaaaaaaagacTTTCTTGTCACTTTTAGGTGGAGCATCTAATTCAGGAGAGAGGATGGGAGTTCATGTGGAATGAACGTCTGGGCTACATCCTCACCTGCCCCTCCAACCTCGGCACTGGGCTCAGGGCTGGTGTGCACATCCGTCTGCCGTTCCTTGCAAAGGTAACGCAGGAATATCACCTCAACTGaactgcacacacatacacagaatgACACACAGCCTCCAGTTTATAATTAATATAATTTTTGAGAATCATTTATGATTCGTGTGGCGCTTATGATGCAGGACCCTCGCTTCAAAAAGATCCTGGAAAACCTGCGACTACAGAAAAGAGGCACGGGAGGTGTGGACACAGCTGCAACCGGAGACACCTTTGACATCTCTAACCTCGACCGTCTGGGCAAATCTGAGGTAAATACATAGTGATTGGAGACAACAGCTAAAGCGAGGAGAAGTCAAAATGAACAGCAGgcacagagagacagatagaGCAGAGCACCACAACAGGTGAAGGCTGTGATAAACCGAACCCCCTGCTGCTCTTTAATCTGTAATCCAGGCAGGGATGTGCCAGTTCAGGTTAAATGACTGCTGCTTCCTGAGCTGAGCCTTTCATGCAGAACTTCCTTACAGGCTGTGTACCAACAGGCACTACCAGTCAAATGCTAAGGGTCGGGGATGTGTGAGATCAGGGCTACAGAGGTGTTTCTTCCAGTCGCACCAAAGGTGGAAGGATTTCTGTGGCAGCTCAGAGGAAGATCCGTCTGAAAGGCTAATGTTAGAGGGCAAAAGTCTGCCGGTGTTCAACCTACCACTGCCTCTAGCTAGAAAGAGCCTTTATATGTACTTATAGTGCAGTTACTGAAAACAAGATGCCTGCTAGGTGTTGGAGGGTTTGATGAAAAAGACAGCAAATATCAGGAAACATGAAGGATGTACACATAGAGGTAGTTTAAAGTCGCTTATTAACAAATAAAACTACTCAGCTGCCATGAGGTTAAAAGTATCAGTTGTGTATCgtgcaaaagaaaataaagtaattttacTCCTATTTTGAAGGAGTTCAACAACTATAACTACAAGCTTTGCAATCTGTCatgtgcaataaataaataacacatgTAAGTTTTTTCAAGAAACATGGAAAATGTCGAAACGATAATCACTTTATTCCAATCAAAACAgacagtttcatttatttgaactcCTCCACTCTGTGAGAAGAATAGAAATCTGAGAGTTCTTCTAAAATTTGATTGGATCCTGCAGCAGTCTTGCTTCAGTGATACAGATTTTATTCCAATCAAAACAGGCGGTTTCATATATTTGAATTTCTTCTCCGTGTGAGATAAAGTAATCACTCCTATCTGTGAGAGTTCCAatgaaatttaacaaaaccCTGCATAGTTTGAGGCCTCAGGGACCCATCATGGTGAACCACTACATTAGATAATCATCAGGACCACAGTAGAGCTTCTGAATTCTTTCAAATCTACCTGCAACTATTGAAACAACCTTGTTCATGCTGATAATAATTGTTTTTAATGCTTCACCCACAGGTGGAGCTGGTACAGTTAGTGATTGACGGCGTGAACTACCTAATTGAATGTGAGAAGAGGCTGGAGAGGGGACAGGACATCAAGATCCCCTCCCCGATCCCTCAGTTCAGGAAGTGAACGTCACCTCGGCTGACAATCCTGGAACAGAGCAGCCGCTAAACTGCTCGTCTTACAAGATATTCACGGCA
Protein-coding regions in this window:
- the LOC110949971 gene encoding creatine kinase U-type, mitochondrial-like, with the translated sequence MANSFTRMMTGRNTAVMLAVGAGSLASGYLLTESAAAAERRRLYPPSADFPDLRKHNNCMAAALTPTIYARLRDKTTPNNWTLDQCIQTGVDNPGHPFIKTVGMVAGDEESYEVFAEIFDPVIKDRHNGYDPRTMKHPTDLDASKITSGMFDEHYVLSSRVRTGRSIRGLSLPPACSRSERREVERVVVMALSGLKGDLSGRYYGLGEMTDREQQQLIDEHFLFDKPVSPLLTAAGMARDWPDARGIWHNNERNFLIWINEEDHTRIISMEKGGNMKRVFERFCRGLKQVEHLIQERGWEFMWNERLGYILTCPSNLGTGLRAGVHIRLPFLAKDPRFKKILENLRLQKRGTGGVDTAATGDTFDISNLDRLGKSEVELVQLVIDGVNYLIECEKRLERGQDIKIPSPIPQFRK